One segment of Tindallia magadiensis DNA contains the following:
- a CDS encoding ABC transporter substrate-binding protein — MRKFLLIMLIVVLAFSLIACGGDNGEEDVSVNEEVTEAEGNDVEEMDEEQERPFEGTVLELSVAYGGADGSFEAFTEETGIEIEWVSLSTGAKLSQLQAEEGETTTDVWFGGGVDSYFAARDLGYLYQYRSPEFDNIDEKYLDPEGYFGALSLVPFGFIVNEELIEELGLDMPETWEDLADSQYDGEIIMADPSISGGQYAILSGLIQVMGEDAAWEYWEAVNENVDYYAQSGGEPQQKVAAGEFAIGLTAIHGQTFGLMETAPVVGIFPSENIPWIPAPIAIFENSENKEAAKVLVDWYLSEHGQDILMEADARIMANRKVAPPEEMGTLNMDQLIDFDLERMGREREEILGSWKELIGE, encoded by the coding sequence ATGAGAAAATTTTTATTGATAATGCTGATCGTGGTATTAGCATTTAGTCTTATTGCTTGTGGAGGCGATAACGGCGAAGAGGATGTAAGTGTCAACGAAGAGGTGACAGAAGCTGAAGGCAATGATGTAGAGGAAATGGATGAAGAACAGGAACGTCCTTTTGAAGGAACCGTACTGGAATTATCCGTTGCTTATGGAGGAGCTGATGGATCCTTTGAAGCTTTTACAGAAGAAACTGGCATTGAAATCGAATGGGTCAGTTTATCAACAGGAGCAAAACTTTCGCAGTTACAGGCAGAAGAAGGAGAGACCACAACTGATGTATGGTTTGGTGGCGGGGTAGACAGTTACTTTGCTGCAAGAGACCTAGGATACCTTTATCAGTATCGATCTCCTGAGTTTGACAACATTGATGAAAAGTATCTTGATCCGGAAGGTTATTTTGGAGCATTGTCTTTGGTACCCTTTGGATTTATTGTTAATGAAGAATTGATTGAAGAGCTGGGTCTGGATATGCCGGAAACCTGGGAAGACCTTGCTGACTCACAGTATGATGGAGAAATTATCATGGCTGATCCAAGTATTTCTGGAGGTCAGTATGCAATTCTTAGTGGATTGATTCAAGTGATGGGTGAAGATGCTGCTTGGGAGTACTGGGAAGCGGTTAATGAAAATGTAGATTACTATGCTCAAAGTGGTGGGGAACCACAGCAGAAGGTTGCAGCAGGAGAATTTGCTATTGGATTGACGGCTATTCATGGACAAACCTTTGGTCTGATGGAAACAGCACCGGTAGTGGGGATTTTCCCATCAGAAAATATTCCATGGATTCCTGCACCCATTGCAATCTTTGAAAACTCAGAAAACAAAGAAGCGGCAAAGGTTTTAGTGGACTGGTACTTATCGGAGCATGGTCAAGATATCTTGATGGAAGCAGATGCAAGAATCATGGCAAATCGAAAAGTAGCACCTCCTGAAGAAATGGGTACCTTAAACATGGATCAACTTATTGATTTTGATCTGGAGCGAATGGGAAGAGAACGAGAAGAAATTCTTGGAAGTTGGAAGGAACTTATTGGTGAATAG
- a CDS encoding winged helix-turn-helix transcriptional regulator produces MKNEPPNQNSDTIESNNTIDWRAKSVIVDVELYGQIRKMHTHENISQREIARRLGISRNTVKKYCDGNHV; encoded by the coding sequence ATGAAAAATGAGCCACCAAACCAAAACTCCGATACAATTGAGAGCAACAACACAATTGATTGGAGGGCGAAAAGCGTGATCGTAGACGTGGAATTATATGGCCAAATACGAAAAATGCATACCCATGAGAACATCAGCCAGCGAGAAATAGCCCGCAGACTGGGTATTTCAAGAAACACGGTTAAAAAATACTGCGACGGCAACCATGT
- a CDS encoding ABC transporter permease, whose amino-acid sequence MRSLKWNGEWSLYHYRNLMTLRNLELIRNSVFVATFSSINATLLAFCIGVFAHFKKRFVRNAIYRSLMMTMISPPFISAIALLTLFGRRGLISYGVFGVTLNPYGWHGIVILQSLSGVSLSAIMMMTGLSQIDSRLFLAARDLGANPWSTLKEVVLPSMVPTVLSVFFLQFTMNISDFTTPIIIGGRYRVLATEAYLRVYAQANLNGAAAMTVLLLPPAIVAFYFYRRNMKRVHTLSERAKILEMESLNFKLPKGVQMLTGGVVAVFFLINAVQYGNLFFTAFTRNVSGTPVFTLDHFAVFQSRHVDALIRTIYMAVAAALLSTMIGVLLSYYHRRRQMKGFGVLEFVGSIPYIIPGIFFGLAYVVVFHRGPISLTGTLIILILNCTFRHISVGNKAANAAFETLDHKIEWASYDLGASKIGSLLKVTFPILRPTLLVSFINSFTASMTTVGPLLFLVSPRNLVTSVLMFNEVNSGRYGQSAVIGSALILITFSVNLMAIRLLSAQRRRGK is encoded by the coding sequence ATGAGAAGCTTGAAATGGAATGGTGAATGGTCTTTGTATCATTACCGGAACTTAATGACCCTACGGAATCTGGAGCTGATCAGGAACAGTGTTTTTGTTGCCACTTTTTCTTCCATCAACGCAACCCTCTTGGCTTTCTGCATCGGTGTATTTGCTCATTTCAAGAAGCGATTTGTACGAAATGCTATATATCGGAGCCTGATGATGACTATGATCTCTCCTCCCTTTATTTCGGCAATAGCCTTATTAACTCTATTTGGACGAAGAGGATTGATTAGCTACGGGGTTTTTGGTGTAACCCTAAATCCTTATGGATGGCATGGCATTGTTATTTTACAGAGCTTAAGTGGTGTGTCACTTTCGGCTATTATGATGATGACCGGATTGTCTCAGATCGACAGCAGACTCTTTTTGGCGGCAAGAGATTTAGGGGCAAATCCTTGGAGTACGCTAAAAGAAGTAGTTTTACCCTCTATGGTACCTACCGTTCTCTCTGTTTTCTTTTTACAATTTACTATGAACATTTCAGATTTTACCACGCCAATTATCATCGGAGGTCGGTATCGAGTCTTAGCCACGGAGGCTTATTTACGAGTATATGCTCAGGCTAACTTAAATGGAGCAGCGGCAATGACTGTTTTGCTACTTCCGCCAGCAATAGTGGCTTTTTACTTTTACCGCAGAAATATGAAGCGGGTACATACGCTTTCAGAGAGGGCGAAAATTCTTGAAATGGAATCATTGAATTTTAAGCTTCCCAAGGGTGTACAGATGTTGACCGGGGGAGTGGTTGCTGTTTTTTTTCTGATTAACGCAGTACAATACGGAAATCTTTTCTTTACTGCTTTCACTAGAAATGTATCTGGAACACCAGTATTCACCTTGGATCATTTTGCTGTGTTTCAAAGCAGACATGTGGATGCACTGATCAGAACCATATACATGGCTGTAGCAGCCGCTCTGTTGTCAACGATGATAGGTGTGTTACTGTCTTATTATCATCGGAGGCGACAAATGAAAGGATTTGGAGTTCTGGAGTTTGTTGGATCCATTCCCTATATTATTCCGGGAATCTTCTTTGGCTTAGCTTACGTAGTGGTTTTTCACCGAGGACCCATTTCACTGACAGGAACACTGATCATTCTAATTCTAAACTGTACTTTCCGACATATTTCAGTAGGAAATAAAGCGGCTAATGCAGCTTTTGAGACTTTAGATCATAAAATCGAATGGGCTTCTTATGATCTGGGGGCATCAAAAATTGGATCTCTTCTAAAGGTTACTTTTCCCATTTTGCGTCCCACTTTGTTAGTAAGCTTTATCAACAGTTTTACAGCATCTATGACGACGGTAGGGCCTCTGTTGTTTCTAGTGTCACCACGAAACCTGGTGACAAGTGTCTTAATGTTTAATGAAGTCAATAGTGGAAGATACGGACAAAGTGCCGTCATAGGAAGTGCTTTGATTTTGATTACTTTTAGTGTAAACCTGATGGCTATCCGACTATTGAGCGCCCAAAGGAGGAGAGGAAAATAA